From the genome of Muricauda sp. SCSIO 64092, one region includes:
- a CDS encoding sensor histidine kinase, with protein MIEALNDFSKLNNVPKVQLQWLSRHMEMVDIPKGGFLFQKGSPIDHLMLIFEGDFELYLVNNNNRKAFGRLQKHDITGMLPFSRAKQATGFAVARKPARVGKLHREKMRELIRDHYELTEVLVHEMNNRIRNITQIEVQNEKLIALGKLSAGLAHELNNPASAMVRSASLLEQHLMGLPADFKRVIKIKTDDAAIDAVNNFMYQKLTEKPSELTLLEQNTLEDELYDWFSECSLDDKYDLVPLLVEYQFNIEDLQFVKSLLREEDFNPVLKWIVQNMTTNKTVTDIKEASSRIETLIQSVKTYSYMDQSLDFQWLDLHQGIQSTLNVLNHKLRKVGHEVVTEFDEAMPKIMGLPGELNQVWTNLIDNAIDALPPKGGRLTIRTKATENFAYTYVQDNGHGIAQEHLNHIFEPFYTTKEVGKGTGLGLDVTQKIIKQHNGQVKATSKPGETIFEVCLPIDPNPE; from the coding sequence ATGATTGAGGCGTTAAATGACTTTTCCAAACTCAATAATGTGCCCAAGGTGCAGTTGCAATGGTTAAGTAGGCATATGGAAATGGTGGATATTCCCAAAGGGGGGTTTCTTTTCCAAAAGGGTAGCCCAATAGACCATTTGATGCTCATTTTTGAAGGTGATTTTGAGTTGTACCTGGTAAACAATAACAATAGAAAGGCTTTTGGCCGCTTGCAAAAACATGATATTACGGGGATGCTCCCTTTTTCAAGGGCAAAGCAGGCCACTGGTTTTGCCGTTGCCAGAAAACCGGCAAGGGTGGGGAAGCTACATCGGGAAAAAATGCGGGAGTTGATCAGGGACCATTATGAGTTGACGGAAGTCCTGGTCCATGAAATGAACAACCGTATCCGAAACATCACCCAAATCGAGGTACAGAATGAGAAACTGATCGCTTTGGGAAAACTTTCTGCCGGTCTGGCGCATGAATTGAACAATCCCGCCTCGGCAATGGTCCGCAGTGCTTCCTTATTGGAACAGCACCTTATGGGATTGCCGGCCGATTTTAAACGGGTCATTAAAATAAAGACCGATGATGCAGCCATAGACGCCGTTAACAACTTTATGTATCAGAAGCTAACGGAAAAGCCCTCGGAACTTACATTGTTGGAGCAAAACACTTTGGAAGACGAGTTGTACGACTGGTTTTCAGAATGTAGTCTTGATGATAAATATGACTTGGTACCCCTATTGGTGGAATATCAGTTCAATATTGAAGACCTGCAATTTGTAAAGTCATTGCTCAGGGAAGAGGATTTCAATCCTGTCCTCAAATGGATTGTGCAGAACATGACCACGAATAAAACGGTAACTGATATTAAAGAGGCCTCATCTCGAATTGAAACACTCATACAGTCCGTAAAGACGTATTCCTACATGGACCAGAGCCTGGACTTTCAATGGTTGGACCTTCACCAGGGTATCCAAAGTACGTTGAACGTGCTTAATCATAAATTGCGCAAAGTAGGACATGAGGTGGTCACGGAATTTGATGAAGCCATGCCAAAAATCATGGGGCTACCAGGCGAATTGAATCAAGTATGGACAAATCTTATTGATAATGCCATAGATGCCTTGCCCCCAAAAGGAGGCCGATTGACCATACGCACAAAGGCAACTGAAAATTTTGCCTATACCTATGTACAGGATAATGGCCACGGCATTGCCCAGGAACACCTGAACCACATTTTTGAACCCTTTTATACGACCAAGGAAGTAGGTAAGGGGACAGGTCTTGGATTGGACGTAACCCAAAAAATAATAAAGCAACATAACGGTCAGGTAAAGGCCACTTCAAAACCTGGTGAGACCATTTTTGAGGTTTGCTTGCCCATTGACCCTAATCCAGAATAA
- a CDS encoding glutaredoxin family protein has product MAKDTLKLYGADWCPKSANLRNYLQSIWVTFDDYNVETDAEAEQSVRKRYNGDLKFPTVTYGTDFLKNPSLKELDIFLDKYGLKDI; this is encoded by the coding sequence ATGGCTAAGGATACACTAAAACTATACGGCGCGGACTGGTGTCCCAAATCTGCCAATTTGCGCAATTACCTGCAATCGATTTGGGTTACATTTGACGACTACAACGTGGAGACCGATGCCGAGGCGGAACAAAGCGTTCGTAAACGCTACAATGGGGATTTAAAATTCCCAACGGTGACCTACGGTACCGATTTTCTAAAAAACCCTTCCCTTAAGGAGCTCGATATTTTCTTGGATAAATATGGGCTAAAAGACATTTGA
- a CDS encoding FAD-dependent oxidoreductase yields the protein MKKPIILAVDDDAQVLAAIRSDLRSRYRNDYRIMATTSANEALEAIVSLKNKGEEAALFLSDQRMPEMLGVDFLEKALVTFPQAKRVLLTAYSDTDAAIKAINDVQLDYYLLKPWNPPEEKLFPVIDDVLQDWLAHYSPPFTGLRIVGYQFSPNTHYIKDFLAGNMFPYQFLNIENDATAKELSESNSLEDKDLPVVFLEDGSLLKNPKLTTIAEKLGLNIKAQEELYDVIIIGAGPAGLAAAVYGGSEGLKTLLIDKKAPGGQAGTSSRIENYLGFPKGLSGSDLARRAITQATRFGIEFLSPVEVKAIEVKDSYKTLTLSNNAQVKSKTVVIATGVDYRKLPNKGMEEFTGAGVYYGAATTEAHTCKNGEVYVVGGGNSAGQGAMYLSKFAKKVYIVIRRDSLVSTMSSYLIDQINTTANIEILPNSEIIEAKGDSHLEALVLRNNISGQETDHEARAIFIFIGAKPYTEWTGNLFLKDKKGFLVTGREVLDHENGSLVWKQDKTPYLLETSVPGIFASGDVRSGAMNRVASAVGEGSMSISLVHKYLNEN from the coding sequence GTGAAAAAACCCATTATACTAGCTGTGGACGATGATGCCCAAGTATTGGCCGCCATTCGAAGTGACCTTCGTTCACGTTACCGAAACGATTACCGAATCATGGCCACCACCTCTGCCAATGAGGCGCTGGAAGCCATTGTTTCCTTGAAGAACAAAGGTGAGGAAGCGGCGCTCTTCCTTTCTGATCAACGTATGCCGGAAATGCTGGGGGTCGATTTTTTGGAAAAGGCATTGGTCACTTTTCCACAGGCCAAACGTGTCCTGCTTACCGCATATTCCGATACTGATGCTGCCATCAAGGCCATAAATGATGTTCAGCTTGATTACTACTTGCTAAAACCCTGGAACCCACCTGAAGAAAAACTGTTTCCTGTAATTGATGATGTCCTCCAGGATTGGTTGGCGCATTACTCACCGCCATTTACAGGCCTGCGGATAGTGGGGTATCAATTTTCACCCAACACACATTATATCAAGGATTTTTTGGCGGGCAATATGTTTCCCTACCAATTCCTGAATATTGAAAATGATGCAACGGCCAAAGAATTAAGTGAAAGCAATTCTCTGGAAGACAAAGACTTGCCCGTAGTTTTCCTCGAGGACGGCAGCTTATTGAAAAATCCGAAGCTTACCACCATTGCTGAAAAATTGGGGCTCAATATCAAAGCCCAGGAAGAACTGTACGATGTCATCATCATAGGAGCGGGGCCAGCAGGATTGGCCGCGGCGGTTTATGGAGGAAGTGAAGGGCTTAAGACCCTTCTCATTGATAAAAAAGCCCCGGGAGGGCAAGCGGGAACAAGTTCACGCATCGAAAACTATTTGGGTTTTCCCAAAGGACTTAGTGGTTCTGATTTGGCCCGGCGCGCCATTACCCAAGCAACTCGTTTTGGCATTGAGTTCCTATCCCCTGTTGAGGTCAAGGCCATTGAGGTCAAGGATTCCTACAAAACCCTTACCTTGTCCAACAACGCCCAGGTGAAGAGCAAAACAGTGGTCATTGCCACGGGTGTTGATTATCGTAAACTTCCTAATAAGGGGATGGAAGAATTCACGGGTGCCGGAGTGTATTATGGCGCGGCTACTACGGAAGCGCATACCTGTAAGAACGGGGAAGTATACGTTGTAGGTGGTGGGAATAGTGCCGGTCAAGGTGCGATGTACCTATCCAAGTTTGCAAAAAAGGTATATATCGTAATTCGCCGTGATTCCCTGGTGTCCACCATGAGTTCGTATTTGATAGACCAAATCAATACTACGGCCAATATTGAGATCCTGCCCAATTCGGAAATTATTGAGGCCAAAGGCGATAGTCATTTAGAAGCTTTAGTGCTGCGCAATAATATAAGTGGCCAGGAAACGGACCACGAGGCAAGGGCCATCTTTATCTTTATTGGGGCAAAACCCTATACCGAGTGGACGGGTAATCTGTTCCTAAAGGATAAAAAGGGCTTTTTAGTCACTGGACGGGAGGTATTGGACCACGAAAACGGAAGCCTGGTATGGAAACAGGACAAAACACCTTATCTTTTGGAAACCAGTGTACCGGGTATTTTTGCCTCCGGTGATGTGCGCAGTGGGGCGATGAACCGTGTTGCCTCTGCCGTTGGCGAGGGTTCTATGTCCATCAGTTTGGTACACAAATATTTGAACGAGAACTAA
- a CDS encoding cation:proton antiporter: MQHHVLLNLFAIFGVATAVIIICKFLKIRYIIGYLITGVLLSPNTTSYFADMEEVEVYAEIGIILLLFTVGLEFSFSNLKRIKNYVLVGGASQVFFTIFLTAALIWLLMRPSLEESLFWGFLYALSSTAIVVKVLQDSNKINTPHGKFILAVLLFQDIMIVPLMLFTPILAGAGESSAFEALLWLLGKLILMGGIAYLLARFIIPYFLKTVMKIQSQEVFLIALVFIVTGIALLTEKLGLSLALGAFIAGLIIAETDYNRMAISCFLPFRYVFMSFFFISMGMLLDYRIFTTDGGWIVFWFFFALTVKAIAGILAVKVMKLEWKTALAVGFSIAQIGEFSFVLAQSGLKYELISQNNYQIFLAVSILLMSVTPIIVTQAEHIHPRFIKLLKIRTHG, encoded by the coding sequence ATGCAGCATCATGTACTCCTTAACCTCTTCGCTATTTTCGGAGTTGCTACAGCAGTTATTATCATTTGTAAATTTTTGAAAATCCGATACATCATCGGTTATCTCATTACCGGTGTCCTGTTAAGTCCAAACACTACCTCTTATTTTGCAGATATGGAGGAGGTGGAAGTGTATGCCGAAATAGGCATCATCCTCTTGCTGTTCACCGTTGGACTGGAATTTTCGTTCAGCAATTTGAAGCGCATAAAAAACTACGTGCTCGTGGGCGGGGCCTCACAGGTGTTTTTTACCATATTCCTTACCGCAGCGCTCATTTGGTTGTTAATGCGCCCCTCTTTGGAGGAAAGCCTGTTTTGGGGCTTCCTCTATGCCCTGAGCAGTACGGCCATCGTGGTCAAGGTGTTACAGGATAGCAACAAAATCAACACGCCCCATGGCAAGTTCATTTTGGCGGTCTTATTGTTCCAGGACATCATGATCGTCCCCCTTATGCTATTTACACCCATTTTGGCAGGTGCGGGGGAAAGCAGTGCCTTTGAGGCTTTGCTATGGTTATTGGGCAAATTGATACTGATGGGTGGAATAGCCTATTTATTGGCACGATTTATTATTCCTTATTTCCTGAAGACGGTCATGAAAATACAAAGTCAGGAAGTTTTTTTGATTGCCCTGGTATTCATTGTGACCGGCATTGCCCTGTTGACCGAGAAATTGGGGCTGTCACTGGCATTGGGTGCCTTTATTGCCGGACTTATCATTGCTGAGACGGATTACAACCGTATGGCCATTTCTTGCTTTTTACCCTTCCGGTACGTTTTCATGAGCTTTTTCTTTATTTCAATGGGCATGTTGTTGGATTATCGCATTTTCACTACGGATGGGGGATGGATCGTTTTCTGGTTCTTCTTTGCATTGACCGTTAAGGCCATTGCGGGCATTTTAGCTGTAAAAGTGATGAAACTGGAATGGAAGACCGCCCTGGCCGTTGGCTTTTCCATTGCGCAGATTGGGGAGTTCTCTTTTGTATTGGCGCAAAGCGGATTGAAATACGAACTGATCAGCCAGAACAACTATCAAATCTTTTTGGCCGTATCCATTTTGTTGATGTCCGTAACGCCCATAATCGTGACCCAGGCCGAACATATCCACCCCAGGTTTATCAAACTCCTCAAAATAAGGACCCATGGCTAA
- a CDS encoding DUF1080 domain-containing protein, producing MKKSQIIVVVLAGLLFSCNSSKKEEKQAAQEEPAMEKTETAMVPNALTDEEKAEGWKLLFDGEGPSGWRSYGKETFPDGWVIADGMIHCPGSGRGEAGGKDRGDIIYGGSMFSNFHLKLEWKISEGGNSGIFYLGQESDDLDYIWKTAPEMQVLDNDKHPDAKMGADGNRQAGSLYDLIPAKPQNAKPVGEWNQVEIMVYKGSVWHKMNGEKVVEYHLWTPEWNEMVAGSKFPGLNENWADVATEGYIGLQDHGDDVWFRNIKIKEL from the coding sequence ATGAAAAAATCACAAATAATTGTAGTGGTGCTCGCAGGACTGTTATTTTCCTGTAATTCTTCCAAAAAAGAAGAAAAACAAGCAGCACAGGAAGAACCGGCAATGGAAAAAACCGAGACGGCAATGGTACCCAATGCCCTTACCGATGAAGAAAAGGCAGAAGGTTGGAAACTCCTATTTGACGGGGAAGGCCCATCCGGTTGGAGGAGTTACGGAAAGGAAACTTTCCCTGACGGCTGGGTCATTGCAGATGGTATGATACACTGTCCCGGTTCCGGCAGGGGCGAAGCCGGAGGAAAGGATAGAGGGGATATCATTTATGGAGGTTCCATGTTTTCAAATTTTCACTTGAAATTGGAATGGAAAATTTCCGAAGGTGGTAATTCCGGTATATTCTACTTAGGACAGGAATCCGATGACCTTGATTATATCTGGAAAACCGCTCCGGAAATGCAGGTTTTGGACAATGACAAACACCCCGATGCAAAGATGGGTGCGGATGGAAACCGACAAGCGGGATCCCTATATGACCTTATTCCCGCCAAGCCTCAAAATGCAAAGCCCGTTGGGGAGTGGAACCAAGTGGAAATAATGGTCTACAAAGGTTCTGTTTGGCATAAAATGAATGGGGAAAAGGTAGTGGAATATCATTTGTGGACCCCAGAATGGAATGAAATGGTAGCGGGAAGCAAATTCCCGGGATTAAATGAAAATTGGGCCGATGTTGCCACTGAGGGTTATATTGGTTTACAGGACCACGGCGATGATGTGTGGTTCCGAAATATAAAAATCAAGGAGCTTTAA